Genomic window (Puniceicoccales bacterium):
GCTAAGATTCCATACAGTTTACTTGGTACGGCATAGCCGAGCATGCTTTCTCGAAGCGAAACAAGGCCGACGTGACAGGCCGCAAGGGTTTCGGCCAGATGGGCTTTGGATTGCTGGGGCAGCCAGGTTATGTTTTTCATTCTGGTGGATAATTTTTGGGCATTCTTTTTGCGCTTCCCACTGCCAATGAACAGGAAGTGGATTTGCTCATAGCTTGCCAATGTTTTTGCCACGAGAACGAATGAGTCCATATCGTGCAGCAATCCCATGTTGCCTGAATACTGGACCACGAATTTTGACCTGAGATTTAACCTATTGATTAGGTAGGTATCTTCGAAGTTTATTAGCTTTCCGTTGGTTTGGCTCCAGTGTGGGAAATAATAAACGGTTTCACCTAGGCCATAGGAGGTTTTCAGCACGTTTTCCATGTCTCGACCAAGAACAAATATTCTATCTGCATGATAGAATGCCTTTTTATTCAAATACTTCCATACTTTTATTAAAAAAATATTTGGTTTAAAAATTTTTGATCCTGTCAATATTTCTGGGTATAGGTCGAGAATGAACAGGCTGTATTTGAACTTGAATAATTTTTGTAATATATAGATCCAGGCCGGTAGAAATGGTGGTGCTGTAAGCGCTATCACCTTGTTATGGCGGTACTTGAACATATGGGTCCCGAGGCACAGCGAAAACGCAAGGTAATGATATAGTCTGCATAGTATATTTTTCTTCGATGGCTTTTTTGGTCCAATGCGGGTGATTTTTACTTTCCCAAGTGGCTGAGTTTCATCGAATTTGCATTCCGAGGCCATGGGATATCCGCATATCACAGAAATATGGTGACCTTTTTCGGTGAGATGGTAGATCAGATCGGAAAATAATTGGCTTGTGGCCTGGGTGTCGGGCCAAAAATCCTTGCAGACCAACACTATCTCAGCTGGACACATGGTGTTATAATATAACCATTTTTTGACAATTTTCAAAATTTTTCGATAGTAATTTCCTGGTTATTCCCTAGTGGTATGCCATGGCCCTAGAAGATGCATACCTTGTGATAGACACGGCAACGCAAAAAAGTTTTGTTTTCGTCGTTGTCAGATGGCAGGTTGTGGATTCATTTGTCTGCGATGAACCAATGATGATTTTCGATTTTTTGAAATCTGTGCTGGAGAAGTATTTTTTTAGCAAAATGGTCTTTTGCGAAGGTCCTGGCCGGGTGGTTGGCCTCCGCATA
Coding sequences:
- a CDS encoding glycosyltransferase family 4 protein; the encoded protein is MCPAEIVLVCKDFWPDTQATSQLFSDLIYHLTEKGHHISVICGYPMASECKFDETQPLGKVKITRIGPKKPSKKNILCRLYHYLAFSLCLGTHMFKYRHNKVIALTAPPFLPAWIYILQKLFKFKYSLFILDLYPEILTGSKIFKPNIFLIKVWKYLNKKAFYHADRIFVLGRDMENVLKTSYGLGETVYYFPHWSQTNGKLINFEDTYLINRLNLRSKFVVQYSGNMGLLHDMDSFVLVAKTLASYEQIHFLFIGSGKRKKNAQKLSTRMKNITWLPQQSKAHLAETLAACHVGLVSLRESMLGYAVPSKLYGILAAGRAVIAMAPKGSEIEQTITESNCGIVTTGIQDTATAILELYYNREKLEQLSANGHREFLKKYTLANAIVRYEQLCTNGL